A single Chloroflexi bacterium ADurb.Bin180 DNA region contains:
- the btrV gene encoding putative anti-sigma factor antagonist BtrV: MRTYPSASHPDVSVVLPEGRLNAEAAPALDAALSGLEAHGAQRIIVNLSSCIYISSSGLRAIISHARRLRQLGGDLKLCCPSPRVMHVLDIAGLDAVLEISVSETDAADAFSPLTSASSGQQSTGRARPPSGLDDHPA, translated from the coding sequence ATGAGAACCTACCCCTCGGCCAGTCATCCTGACGTCTCGGTCGTATTGCCAGAAGGGCGCCTGAACGCGGAGGCAGCCCCCGCTCTTGACGCCGCGCTCTCGGGCCTGGAGGCGCACGGCGCACAGAGGATCATCGTCAACCTCTCGAGTTGCATCTACATCAGCAGCAGCGGTCTGCGCGCGATCATCTCCCATGCCCGCCGCCTCAGACAGCTCGGCGGCGACTTGAAGCTGTGCTGTCCCTCGCCGCGAGTGATGCACGTTCTGGATATTGCTGGATTGGATGCAGTGCTGGAAATCTCGGTCAGTGAAACGGATGCAGCTGACGCATTCTCGCCGCTGACCAGTGCGAGCAGCGGTCAGCAGTCCACCGGTCGAGCCAGACCCCCGTCTGGCCTCGACGATCACCCCGCCTAG
- the mshA_4 gene encoding D-inositol 3-phosphate glycosyltransferase, translated as MKICLVSAEYPPMQGGVGDCTRELARAMLELGHNVLVLTSRKATGEVHPTHVTAREPALFPLVDNWNWGCWSAVLSMLRSERPDVLNVQYQTAAYGMHPAINLLPWRLKRSTRRPVVVTTFHDLRLPYLFPKAGAVRRWVTNALVLWSDAAIATNTEDLRTLSRVRWPRFAPRPQRYLVPIGSNIRPVPPQNYDRAQWRRGLGVSADELLLCYFGFLNKSKGGDVLVRTLAELVQRQRKAKLLMVGGEVGDSDPTNVAYAGYIHRLASELGVSDQVIWTGYSASEVVSANLLAADVCLLPYRDGVSFRRGSLMAALAHGLPIVSTKPRAPVEGLVEGENILLVPADDVSGAADAVERLGQSPDLRARLGRGALELAHQFGWPGIAARTVEIYEDLLCSRDNPLGAS; from the coding sequence GTGAAGATCTGTCTGGTCAGCGCGGAATATCCGCCTATGCAGGGTGGAGTAGGGGACTGTACGCGAGAGCTGGCTCGAGCGATGCTTGAGCTGGGGCACAATGTGCTGGTGCTTACCTCGCGCAAGGCCACTGGAGAGGTGCATCCAACGCACGTCACTGCCAGAGAGCCCGCCTTGTTCCCGCTGGTCGATAACTGGAACTGGGGCTGCTGGTCCGCCGTCCTGAGTATGCTGCGGTCAGAGCGGCCGGACGTGTTGAACGTCCAGTACCAGACGGCGGCCTACGGGATGCATCCGGCGATCAATCTCCTCCCCTGGCGACTGAAGAGAAGCACTCGGCGGCCGGTAGTGGTGACTACTTTTCACGACCTGCGGCTGCCCTACCTGTTTCCGAAGGCGGGCGCGGTGCGTCGCTGGGTCACCAATGCGCTGGTCCTGTGGAGCGATGCGGCCATTGCCACCAATACAGAGGACCTGCGGACACTCAGCCGCGTTCGCTGGCCGAGGTTCGCCCCTCGGCCGCAGCGTTACCTGGTGCCGATTGGCAGCAACATCAGGCCGGTGCCCCCTCAGAACTATGACCGTGCACAATGGCGTAGGGGGCTCGGAGTGTCGGCGGATGAGCTGCTGCTGTGCTACTTTGGCTTTCTGAACAAGAGCAAAGGCGGCGACGTTTTGGTCCGGACTCTGGCCGAATTGGTGCAGCGACAGCGAAAGGCCAAGCTGCTGATGGTCGGCGGAGAAGTAGGTGATAGTGATCCCACGAATGTGGCCTATGCGGGGTACATACATCGGTTGGCATCCGAGCTGGGGGTGTCAGACCAGGTGATCTGGACCGGCTACTCAGCCAGCGAGGTGGTCAGCGCGAACCTGCTGGCGGCCGACGTGTGCCTGCTCCCTTACCGTGACGGAGTCTCTTTCAGGCGTGGGAGCCTCATGGCGGCTCTGGCGCATGGTCTGCCGATCGTTAGCACCAAACCACGCGCTCCTGTGGAGGGGCTGGTGGAAGGAGAGAACATCCTGCTCGTCCCTGCGGATGATGTCTCTGGCGCCGCTGATGCGGTGGAGAGACTGGGCCAATCGCCTGACCTGCGTGCGAGGCTCGGCCGCGGTGCCCTGGAGCTGGCACATCAGTTTGGCTGGCCGGGGATCGCTGCCCGGACGGTCGAAATCTATGAGGACCTGCTGTGCAGCAGGGACAACCCACTTGGCGCATCCTGA
- the wbbL_4 gene encoding N-acetylglucosaminyl-diphospho-decaprenol L-rhamnosyltransferase, whose translation MTTLSVVIVSWNVRELLRRCLGSVTHSAQESDLSCQVTVVDSASSDGSQAMVRESFPGVELVACESNIGFVKGNNVGVSRSGGRYILLLNPDTEVLGDALAQMVSCMDAHPDVGALGPRLLDAQGQIQSSRRRFPTVATALVESTMFQPCFEDSSLLRRYHCLDRSPDEEQEVDWVVGACLLLRRETWEAVGPLDENIFMYSEELDWCRRARSRGWKVVYLPAARIVHHEAQSSNQVSGPRHIYFQTSKVYYFRKHHGAFVGETLRVFLLGTYVLQLGLEAGKWLVGHKRALRSERIRAYVGVLRSGLRPPA comes from the coding sequence ATGACCACTCTATCTGTGGTGATCGTCAGTTGGAATGTCCGCGAACTGCTCCGGCGGTGTCTGGGGTCTGTCACCCACAGCGCTCAAGAGAGTGACCTGTCCTGTCAGGTGACCGTCGTAGACAGCGCTTCGTCGGACGGTAGTCAGGCTATGGTGCGCGAGTCTTTCCCCGGCGTCGAGCTGGTTGCCTGTGAGAGCAACATCGGCTTTGTCAAAGGGAACAACGTCGGCGTCTCGCGCAGCGGTGGTCGATACATCCTCCTGCTCAACCCCGACACGGAGGTACTGGGAGACGCCCTGGCCCAGATGGTGAGCTGTATGGATGCTCATCCTGATGTAGGCGCTCTCGGCCCGCGCCTGCTGGACGCGCAGGGGCAGATACAGTCGTCACGGAGGCGGTTTCCGACTGTGGCCACCGCGCTTGTGGAAAGCACAATGTTCCAGCCCTGCTTCGAAGACAGCTCCTTGCTGCGCCGTTACCACTGCCTGGACCGCTCACCCGACGAGGAGCAAGAAGTCGACTGGGTGGTGGGAGCCTGCCTGCTGCTCCGGCGGGAGACCTGGGAGGCCGTCGGGCCGCTGGACGAGAACATCTTTATGTACTCGGAGGAGCTCGACTGGTGTCGGCGGGCCAGGAGCAGGGGCTGGAAGGTCGTATACCTGCCTGCGGCGCGCATCGTCCATCATGAGGCGCAGAGCAGCAATCAAGTGAGCGGGCCACGACACATCTACTTTCAGACCAGCAAGGTCTACTACTTTCGCAAACACCACGGCGCTTTCGTTGGCGAGACTCTGCGTGTGTTTCTGCTGGGTACATACGTCCTGCAACTAGGACTGGAAGCGGGCAAGTGGCTCGTTGGTCACAAACGGGCTCTGCGGAGCGAGCGCATTCGGGCCTATGTAGGGGTGCTTCGGTCCGGGTTGCGCCCTCCTGCATAG
- the rsbW gene encoding Serine-protein kinase RsbW, translating to MTGVSTRRKQARARLSLTSDMKNLTTVSDFVAEFARRQKICEDDTFALQTAIDEACANVVDHAYQGKPDGKMHIQCRLSDGEVTVTIVDYGRPFDPRSVPRPDISAPLHKRQEGGLGLYMMERLMDSVEFKFDAAKGNRLTMKKKVRHENLPLGQSS from the coding sequence ATGACGGGTGTTTCGACGCGGCGAAAACAGGCACGAGCTAGGTTGTCGCTGACCAGCGATATGAAAAACCTGACCACAGTCAGCGATTTTGTGGCCGAATTTGCGCGCAGGCAGAAAATCTGTGAGGATGACACATTTGCGCTGCAAACGGCCATTGACGAAGCGTGTGCGAACGTTGTCGATCACGCCTATCAAGGCAAACCAGATGGCAAGATGCACATCCAGTGCCGGTTGTCCGACGGCGAGGTCACGGTAACCATCGTCGACTATGGCCGCCCATTCGATCCGCGTTCGGTGCCGCGCCCGGACATTTCCGCTCCTCTGCACAAGAGGCAAGAGGGCGGCCTTGGTCTCTATATGATGGAGAGACTAATGGATTCGGTCGAGTTCAAGTTTGATGCCGCGAAGGGGAACAGGCTTACCATGAAGAAGAAGGTGCGCCATGAGAACCTACCCCTCGGCCAGTCATCCTGA
- the ycfH gene encoding putative deoxyribonuclease YcfH encodes MILIDTHAHLHDRRFAADQEEVLARAMAADVQGIITVGTDLESSKKAIALASRHSGNAVEPRGPVVYATVGVHPHDASKLNPEMLAELERLASEKAVVAIGEIGLDLYRNLSPPAVQEKVFVEQLELARRLDKPVVIHDRDAHTRVLSLLRQVGKDWQGVLHCFSGDEEMARQAMSMGFLISLAGPLTFENAHRPQAVARLVPLERLLIETDCPYLAPEPYRGKRNEPAYVRQVAVRLAELKNTSLEHVAQVTTENAVRLFRLPPLG; translated from the coding sequence GTGATCTTGATCGATACTCACGCGCACCTGCACGACCGCAGGTTCGCGGCGGACCAGGAGGAGGTACTGGCCCGTGCGATGGCCGCGGATGTGCAGGGCATTATCACTGTGGGCACAGACCTGGAGTCGAGCAAGAAGGCTATCGCTCTGGCCTCCCGCCACAGTGGAAACGCCGTAGAGCCAAGGGGCCCAGTGGTCTATGCGACCGTTGGTGTACACCCCCACGATGCCTCCAAGCTGAATCCGGAGATGCTCGCCGAGCTCGAGCGGCTGGCGAGTGAGAAGGCTGTGGTGGCCATTGGCGAAATCGGCCTGGATCTGTACCGCAATCTCTCTCCGCCGGCGGTACAGGAGAAGGTTTTTGTGGAGCAATTGGAGCTGGCACGGCGTCTCGACAAGCCGGTGGTGATACATGACCGCGATGCCCACACGCGGGTGCTGAGCCTGCTGCGCCAAGTCGGCAAGGACTGGCAGGGCGTGCTGCACTGTTTTTCTGGCGACGAGGAGATGGCCAGGCAAGCCATGTCTATGGGTTTCTTGATTTCCCTGGCAGGGCCCCTCACCTTTGAGAATGCGCACCGGCCTCAGGCAGTTGCCCGGCTGGTCCCACTGGAGCGGCTGCTCATCGAGACAGATTGCCCCTACCTCGCACCTGAGCCCTATCGCGGCAAGCGCAATGAGCCGGCCTACGTCCGCCAGGTGGCAGTCAGACTGGCCGAGCTCAAGAACACCAGCCTTGAGCACGTGGCACAAGTGACGACGGAAAATGCAGTACGGCTCTTCCGGCTCCCGCCGCTAGGGTGA
- a CDS encoding O-Antigen ligase: MKRTAIATWMQSWLTSTDQTKRIAATVLVCVAVGLAGGALFGFLGPLLAVAVVVGLAGVLIMLRSTLAILAAMIGVICLLPFAALPLPGVGFSPTVLDVVLAMLLVTWMFQVARKKQTDLRSSTVGPAVLALMVLACVSFVIGLSFGSITTSLARQFAELLLSLGLFFLILNNVRGRERIEQVVTLLILGGCAAATVGVVLYLLPENVTIRLLSLLRVFGYPTGSDVMVHVESNPELPFRATSTSINPNVLGGMLTLVAAVALPQLLSRDPLPLFARGPRRWGLNWLAVPVVGALVLCLLMTFSRGAMVGLAAAAVVMALLRYRKLLLLGVVGLGLLLLIPQMQWYLAHFLEGVQGEDLATQMRFGEYKDALILISRYPWFGVGFSGAPQIDVYVGVSNMYLLIAEEMGLAGLGTFLAAMGLALREMFGGLRRVADDARLESVLLGLVGATVAVLVTGIFDHYFLNINFQHAVALLWVLVGLGVAAAGQAKVAGTDSGQPPRVE; this comes from the coding sequence ATGAAACGCACGGCGATAGCAACCTGGATGCAATCCTGGCTGACTTCGACTGACCAGACCAAACGGATCGCTGCCACGGTGCTGGTCTGTGTGGCGGTGGGTCTGGCCGGAGGCGCGCTTTTTGGTTTCCTGGGCCCACTGCTCGCCGTCGCAGTGGTGGTCGGATTGGCCGGCGTGTTGATTATGCTGCGCAGCACTCTGGCCATCCTGGCGGCCATGATCGGTGTGATCTGCCTGCTGCCTTTTGCGGCCTTGCCCCTGCCAGGGGTGGGCTTTTCTCCGACGGTTCTGGACGTTGTATTGGCCATGCTCCTCGTCACGTGGATGTTCCAGGTGGCGCGCAAGAAGCAGACGGACCTGCGCAGCTCGACGGTGGGGCCGGCAGTGCTGGCGTTGATGGTGCTGGCCTGTGTGTCGTTCGTCATCGGCCTTTCCTTTGGCAGCATCACTACGTCGCTGGCGCGGCAGTTCGCCGAGCTTTTGCTCAGTCTGGGGCTGTTCTTCCTCATCCTCAACAACGTGCGCGGCCGCGAGCGCATCGAACAGGTGGTAACGCTGCTCATCCTCGGGGGATGTGCGGCGGCGACCGTTGGCGTTGTACTCTACCTGCTGCCCGAGAATGTGACCATCCGTCTGCTATCGCTGCTGCGGGTGTTTGGCTACCCGACAGGTTCGGACGTGATGGTGCACGTCGAGAGCAACCCCGAGCTGCCATTTCGCGCCACCTCAACTTCGATCAATCCCAATGTCCTGGGTGGCATGCTGACACTGGTGGCGGCGGTAGCGCTTCCGCAATTGCTGTCACGCGACCCGCTGCCCCTTTTTGCCCGCGGACCCCGCCGATGGGGGCTGAACTGGCTGGCGGTGCCGGTCGTGGGCGCGCTGGTACTGTGTCTGCTGATGACCTTTTCTCGTGGGGCCATGGTCGGGCTGGCCGCTGCGGCTGTTGTGATGGCTTTGTTGCGCTATCGTAAGCTGCTCCTGCTCGGTGTCGTTGGGCTTGGGCTGCTCTTGCTGATTCCCCAGATGCAGTGGTACCTGGCCCACTTCCTGGAGGGCGTGCAGGGCGAGGACCTGGCCACTCAGATGCGCTTTGGTGAGTACAAGGACGCGCTGATCCTGATTTCTCGCTACCCGTGGTTTGGCGTCGGTTTCTCTGGCGCTCCGCAGATTGACGTTTATGTCGGTGTGTCGAACATGTACCTGTTGATCGCTGAGGAGATGGGTTTGGCCGGTCTGGGCACGTTCCTGGCGGCGATGGGGCTCGCGCTGCGAGAGATGTTCGGGGGGCTGCGCAGAGTGGCTGATGATGCCCGCCTTGAATCGGTGCTCCTGGGTCTGGTTGGTGCAACCGTTGCGGTGCTGGTGACCGGCATCTTTGACCACTATTTCCTCAACATCAACTTTCAGCACGCTGTGGCCCTGCTGTGGGTACTGGTAGGTCTTGGGGTAGCCGCAGCCGGCCAGGCTAAAGTCGCCGGGACCGACTCCGGCCAGCCTCCGCGGGTGGAATAG
- the rsbU_1 gene encoding Phosphoserine phosphatase RsbU codes for MAERRPLDLRPWRGSLIAAYSLGIGILGWVLLLHRTRWAELWPASGGIALFTALSCLLKHLGFRVERDVTHSLVGIVDLAAVFVFGPVAGGWVAALSGLLYLGLRALLSTPKTTPVAPAFDWKSAIEFPLFSSGLKACMALASGALYLTLGGTIGASTTTWSMLTPLSATVLLWFLLDHAAWGGRALLRGGRAGLRDFYRRIGAYSLLVELAPLPLSIVVSLTYADLGGPAFVFLAMALVASAYLLRSLNEAWERLGLRATELEQLFQDEQKKARQVAAIGTVAQKVASILDLETLFGQVVELTRSTFSYDHVGLFTIDPDGQVVFRTSTSAAIRERGLEVATGQGIIGWVAQHGEPLLANDVSREPRFCFDEALVDTRAELAVPLKVEQRIVGVIDVQSNRVGAFGADDLMVLQSLAAPVAVAIEAARLYALRQEEAWTSTALLQVAEAVGNLDSLNEILMTVTRITPLLVGVDRCTILLLDEQMHEFVAASGYTRQPGVGPLFDGLRFQPGDLPLLDRLRDSGSSVLMEGNADPRLIPDGLLKAYQVGSLFALPLRSRGETYGAMIVDYVNQATRFTERKKAILTGVADQAAMAIANARLLDAQHEEAWVTAALLQVAQALVSSADLAENLAKIVRLTPLLAGVDRCMIFMWEKGSQEFVPYTSHGLTKELMAAFHGLRFKSGQMPLLDEVVRQQGRVSVEAAADSSLIPEQMQAFQIKSVLAVPLVSKNDLFGVLLVDCTESAGAFSPRRISIVEGIAHQAAIAIENARLYETVLQQERMSQELRLARDIQVSFLPDSCPYRPGWEIAADWHAAREVGGDFYDFIELDADSMGLVIADVSDKGVPAALFMSLSRTLVRASALERRTPAETLKRVNELIMSDTRSNMFVTMFYCVLNWHTGELAFASAGHNPPILWRRSSARAELLRAKGVVLGVIEKAELEDGHTRLEHGDVLVLYTDGVTEPVNEQEEEFGEDRLIQTVAEGSVRPCTELVKLVRERVAEFVGAQPQFDDYTLVGVKRLAE; via the coding sequence ATGGCTGAGCGCCGTCCGCTGGATTTGCGCCCCTGGCGCGGGAGCCTTATCGCCGCCTACAGCCTGGGCATCGGCATCCTGGGATGGGTGCTGCTTCTGCACCGCACGCGCTGGGCGGAACTCTGGCCCGCCAGCGGCGGCATTGCCCTCTTTACTGCTCTCTCGTGCCTTCTCAAACACCTCGGATTTCGTGTTGAACGTGATGTCACCCACAGTCTGGTGGGCATTGTGGACCTGGCGGCGGTGTTTGTGTTTGGTCCGGTTGCTGGCGGCTGGGTGGCCGCTCTTAGCGGGCTGTTGTACCTGGGCTTGAGAGCGCTTCTCAGCACGCCAAAGACAACGCCGGTCGCACCAGCTTTCGACTGGAAATCCGCCATCGAGTTTCCTCTGTTCAGTTCCGGGCTCAAGGCGTGCATGGCACTGGCCAGCGGAGCGCTTTACCTCACCCTGGGTGGCACAATTGGGGCGAGTACGACCACCTGGTCCATGCTGACCCCGCTGTCAGCAACCGTGCTACTCTGGTTCCTGCTGGACCACGCTGCATGGGGCGGACGAGCGCTTCTGCGAGGGGGCAGAGCCGGGCTGCGGGACTTTTACCGTCGCATCGGCGCCTACTCGCTGCTGGTAGAACTCGCCCCACTGCCCCTGTCGATCGTTGTTTCCCTCACCTACGCCGACCTCGGTGGTCCCGCCTTTGTCTTTTTGGCCATGGCACTGGTGGCGTCGGCATACCTGTTGCGAAGCCTCAACGAGGCGTGGGAGCGGCTTGGTCTTCGGGCCACCGAGCTGGAGCAGCTATTCCAGGATGAGCAGAAGAAGGCCCGCCAGGTGGCAGCAATCGGCACTGTGGCGCAAAAGGTGGCATCCATCCTGGACCTGGAGACCCTGTTTGGCCAGGTGGTCGAGCTGACCAGGTCCACCTTCTCTTACGACCACGTGGGTCTCTTCACCATTGATCCTGACGGTCAAGTCGTGTTCCGCACCAGCACGAGCGCGGCAATTCGGGAGCGGGGTCTGGAGGTTGCCACCGGACAAGGCATCATCGGCTGGGTGGCCCAGCATGGAGAACCGCTGCTGGCCAACGATGTGAGTCGGGAGCCGCGGTTCTGCTTCGATGAGGCCCTCGTGGATACGCGCGCGGAGCTGGCTGTGCCCCTGAAGGTGGAGCAGCGCATCGTCGGGGTGATTGACGTCCAGAGCAACCGGGTTGGCGCCTTCGGAGCCGATGATCTGATGGTGCTGCAGTCACTCGCCGCGCCCGTGGCCGTGGCGATCGAAGCGGCCCGGCTCTATGCCCTCAGGCAAGAAGAGGCGTGGACCTCCACGGCTCTCTTGCAGGTGGCGGAAGCAGTGGGCAACCTCGATTCGCTGAACGAGATTCTCATGACCGTTACCCGCATCACTCCATTGCTGGTGGGAGTGGACCGCTGCACGATTCTGCTGCTCGACGAGCAGATGCACGAGTTTGTTGCCGCTTCTGGTTACACCCGCCAGCCCGGCGTAGGCCCGTTGTTTGACGGCCTGCGGTTTCAGCCAGGCGACTTGCCTTTGCTGGATCGCCTCCGCGATTCGGGTTCGTCAGTACTTATGGAGGGCAACGCCGACCCCAGGCTGATACCGGATGGCCTGCTCAAGGCCTATCAGGTAGGCAGTCTCTTCGCCCTGCCATTGCGTTCGCGGGGCGAGACCTACGGAGCGATGATTGTTGACTATGTGAACCAGGCGACGCGCTTCACCGAGCGCAAGAAGGCCATCCTGACCGGGGTGGCAGATCAGGCCGCCATGGCGATTGCGAACGCCCGGCTGCTGGACGCGCAACACGAAGAGGCCTGGGTGACCGCAGCACTGCTGCAGGTGGCACAGGCCCTGGTGTCGTCGGCGGACCTGGCCGAGAACCTGGCCAAGATCGTTCGGCTGACGCCGCTGCTCGCTGGCGTGGACCGGTGTATGATCTTTATGTGGGAGAAGGGGTCGCAGGAGTTCGTGCCTTACACCTCACACGGACTCACCAAAGAACTGATGGCGGCTTTTCACGGTCTGCGCTTCAAATCAGGTCAGATGCCGCTGCTGGATGAGGTCGTGCGCCAGCAGGGCAGGGTGTCCGTTGAAGCCGCAGCCGACTCTTCCCTTATCCCTGAGCAGATGCAGGCATTTCAGATCAAATCCGTGCTCGCTGTGCCGCTGGTCAGCAAAAATGACCTGTTTGGAGTGCTGCTGGTGGACTGCACGGAATCCGCGGGCGCCTTTTCGCCGCGGCGGATCAGCATCGTTGAGGGCATCGCTCACCAGGCAGCGATTGCCATTGAGAACGCGCGGCTCTATGAGACAGTATTGCAGCAAGAACGGATGTCGCAGGAGCTGCGGCTGGCGCGCGACATTCAAGTCAGTTTCCTGCCCGATAGCTGCCCCTACCGGCCTGGCTGGGAGATCGCCGCCGATTGGCACGCCGCCAGAGAAGTCGGTGGCGACTTTTATGACTTTATCGAGCTTGACGCCGACTCGATGGGGCTCGTCATTGCCGACGTGTCGGACAAGGGTGTGCCCGCCGCGTTGTTCATGAGCCTGTCGCGCACTCTGGTTCGGGCCAGCGCCCTGGAACGGCGGACTCCCGCGGAGACCCTCAAGCGCGTCAACGAGCTGATCATGTCGGACACCCGCAGCAACATGTTTGTCACCATGTTTTACTGCGTTCTGAACTGGCACACTGGCGAACTGGCTTTTGCCAGCGCAGGCCACAACCCGCCCATTCTCTGGCGACGGTCCTCAGCCCGCGCCGAGCTGCTCCGGGCGAAGGGTGTGGTGCTCGGTGTCATCGAAAAGGCCGAGCTGGAGGACGGGCACACCAGGTTGGAGCACGGGGATGTTCTGGTGTTGTATACCGATGGGGTCACTGAGCCGGTGAACGAACAGGAGGAAGAGTTCGGGGAAGACCGTTTGATACAGACCGTTGCTGAGGGGAGCGTCAGGCCCTGCACGGAGCTGGTCAAGCTGGTTCGGGAGCGTGTGGCTGAATTTGTGGGTGCCCAGCCGCAGTTCGACGACTATACCCTCGTGGGAGTGAAGCGCCTAGCCGAATAG
- the rsbV gene encoding Anti-sigma-B factor antagonist encodes MEIKTKQLKRVDIIELYGRVDSNSAAQLEEAFKAITSEKRFRIVVDMEHLEYISSRGLRALITALKETRRWNRGDVRLCCIPQRIKLDVFDLTGLTPLFKIYSSSVEAVGSF; translated from the coding sequence TTGGAGATCAAGACCAAGCAGCTAAAGCGCGTTGACATCATCGAGCTCTATGGCCGGGTGGACAGCAACAGTGCCGCGCAGCTTGAGGAAGCGTTCAAGGCCATCACCTCCGAAAAGCGCTTTCGAATCGTGGTGGACATGGAGCACCTGGAGTACATCAGTAGCCGAGGGCTGCGCGCCCTGATTACGGCCCTGAAAGAGACCAGGCGCTGGAATCGCGGCGATGTGCGGCTGTGCTGCATTCCCCAGCGCATCAAGCTTGACGTTTTTGACCTGACTGGCCTGACACCGCTCTTCAAGATCTATAGCAGCTCGGTAGAGGCGGTCGGCAGCTTCTAG